GAACAGATCAAGATTGCCGAAGCCCATGCGGCCGGTCAGCCGCTGTACGGACCGGGCGGCCTCGTTCCCGCCTATAACCTCTCCTTTGGCTTGCGTACCGTCGATGGCAGCAACAATCACCTGCTTCCGGGGCAAGAAAAGTGGGGCGCGGCCGATGTCGAGTTCCCGACGCTGCTCGACCCCGCATATCGGCCGGCCGACGGCACGCCCTTCGATCCAGACGGCCCCGGGGGCGCCCCCGCGATGCCCACGCAGGCCGATTATAGCCCGTCCAACAACCCCGGTTCGCTCGTTTTCGATCAGAATCTGCGCACCATCTCGAACCTGCTCGTCGATCAGACCCTCGGCAATCCGGCTGCGGTGCTGGAAGGGCTGGAGCGGGCAGGAAGCGCGGATCCGTTCGCCGACCTCGCCGCGATCACGACGATCTATCAGGCCTTCAAACCGGCTGCCGAAGCCGAATATCAGGCCCGCGTCGTCCGGGATAACGCGCAGGTCGCGGTGACTGCGGCCGACGATGGCGATGCCGGAACCAATACCGCAGCCGAGCAAGCCGCGGCAGCAGCGCTTGCGGCGGCAACGGCGACGCATGATGCGGCGCTGGCCGACCTGAATGCGGCGCGGGCGGTACGCGACGCCGCGGTCGAACCGTTTGGGATCACCATGGACGGCGACAATGTCAGCCTTCCGAACACTTCGCCCGACGGCGGCCTTTCGGCGCCCTTCAACTCGTGGTTCACCCTGTTCGGCCAGTTCTTCGATCACGGCCTCGACCTGGTCAACAAGGGCGGCAGCGGCACGGTGTTTATTCCGCTCCAGCCCGACGATCCGCTCTATGTCGAAGGAAGCCACACCAACTTCATGGTGTTGACGCGCGCGACGGTCTCCGCCGGTGCCGACGGTGTCATGGGGACGGCCGACGACGTCGGACCGGTCAACACCACGACCTCCTATGTCGACCAGAACCAGACCTATACCTCGCATTCCTCGCACCAGGTCTTCCTGCGCCAATATGTCGTCAACGCAGACGGCCACCCGGTCGCGACGGGCAAGCTGATCGAAGGCGGCGGCGCGTCGCCGGGCGGCATGGCCACCTGGGGCGAGGTCAAGGCGCAGGCGCTGATGCTGGGCATTGAACTGACCGATCAGGATGTCGGCAGCGTCCCGCTGTTGCGCACCGACCAATACGGCAATTTCATTCCGAATGCCGAAGGTTATGCGCAGGTCATCACCGGGATCGGCGCCGACGGGATCCCGAATACCGCCGACGATATCGTGATCTCGGGTACGCCCGATGCTCCCGTCGCGCTGACCGCGGCCATTCGCACCGGCCATGCCTTTTTGGCCGATATCGCGCATGACGCGGTGCCCAACGGCCTTGCCGACGGCGATATCGAGATCGGATTGCTCAATCCGGGCAACAATCCGCTCGTTTACGACAATGAACTGCTCGACGCGCACTTCATCGCCGGCGACGGCCGCGTGAACGAGAATATCGGCCTGACCGCGGTCCATCACGTCTTCCATTCGGAACATAATCGGCTGGTCGAGCATACGAAGGATGTAACGCTGGCCGACGCCGCGCAAATGCTGGCGAACGGCGCGACCCAGGCGGAAGCGGTGGCGTTCCTCAACGAATGGCTTATCGACGATGTGACGACGGTTCCGGTCGGCCAGGCGGCGATCGATGCCCTGGTGTGGGATGGCGAACGCCTGTTCCAGGCCGCCAAGTTCGGCACCGAGATGCAATATCAGCACCTCGTCTTTGAAGAATTTGCGCGCAAGGTGCAGCCGCAGATCGATCCCTTCGTGGTTCCCGACGGCTTCGACACGACGATCAATCCCGATATCGTCGCCGAATTCGCGCACGTCGTCTATCGCTTCGGCCATTCGATGCTGACCGAGTCGATCGATCGCTTCGATCCGACCTTTACCGAAGACGATATCAGCCTGATCGAGGGCTTCCTCAATCCGGTCGCGTTCGACCAGAACCACGGAGTCGCCGACGGGCTTGCTGCGGGCGACATCATTCGCGGGATGACGCGCCAGGTCGGCAACGAGATCGACGAGTTCGTGACCAGCGCGCTGCGCAACAATTTGCTCGGCCTGCCGCTCGACCTTGCGACGATCAACCTCGCGCGCGGTCGCGACACCGGCGTACCCTCGCTCAATGCCGCGCGGCGCGAGTTCTACGAGGTCACCAACAATGCCGCGGTGCTCAAACCCTATGAAAGCTGGGTGGATTACGCCGGCAACCTCAAGAACGAGGCTTCGATCATCAACTTCATCGCGGCCTATGGCACGCATCCGCTGATCACCGGCGAAACGACGGTCGAGGGCAAGCGCGCCGCGGCGATGGCGATCATCTTCGGCGTCGATCAACAGATTCTCGACGATCCGGACACCCCGGCGAACGAGGCGCGGACGATCACGGCGCCCGCCGACGCGGTCGACTTCCTCAACAGCGAGGGGGCCTGGGCAAGCGGCCCGGACGGGGTGACGACGACGGGTCTCGACAATGTCGACCTGTGGATCGGCGGCCTCGCCGAAAAGATCCTGCCGTTCGGCGGCATGCTCGGCTCCACCTTCAACTTCGTCTTCGAAGTGCAGATGGAGCAGCTCCAGAACGGCGACCGCTTCTATTACCTCCAGCGCCTCGACGGGCTGCACCTGTTCGGCGAGATGGAAGCGAACAGCTTCGCCGCGATGATTATGCGCAATACCGACGCGACGCACTTGCCGTCGGATGTTTTCTCGACCCCGGGACTGATCCTCGAAGTCGACCAGTCGCGGCAGTTCAACGACCTGAACGGCGACGGCGTGCTGGAAAGCATCGATCCGACCGGGGGCGGTATCCTGACCCCGCTCGTGGTGCGCAACAACCCCGGCACCGTCGGGCCCGACAGCAATTATCTCCGCTATACCGGCGGTGAGCATGTCGTGC
The Sphingopyxis macrogoltabida genome window above contains:
- a CDS encoding peroxidase family protein; its protein translation is MVTYIRSDLDFILEQIKIAEAHAAGQPLYGPGGLVPAYNLSFGLRTVDGSNNHLLPGQEKWGAADVEFPTLLDPAYRPADGTPFDPDGPGGAPAMPTQADYSPSNNPGSLVFDQNLRTISNLLVDQTLGNPAAVLEGLERAGSADPFADLAAITTIYQAFKPAAEAEYQARVVRDNAQVAVTAADDGDAGTNTAAEQAAAAALAAATATHDAALADLNAARAVRDAAVEPFGITMDGDNVSLPNTSPDGGLSAPFNSWFTLFGQFFDHGLDLVNKGGSGTVFIPLQPDDPLYVEGSHTNFMVLTRATVSAGADGVMGTADDVGPVNTTTSYVDQNQTYTSHSSHQVFLRQYVVNADGHPVATGKLIEGGGASPGGMATWGEVKAQALMLGIELTDQDVGSVPLLRTDQYGNFIPNAEGYAQVITGIGADGIPNTADDIVISGTPDAPVALTAAIRTGHAFLADIAHDAVPNGLADGDIEIGLLNPGNNPLVYDNELLDAHFIAGDGRVNENIGLTAVHHVFHSEHNRLVEHTKDVTLADAAQMLANGATQAEAVAFLNEWLIDDVTTVPVGQAAIDALVWDGERLFQAAKFGTEMQYQHLVFEEFARKVQPQIDPFVVPDGFDTTINPDIVAEFAHVVYRFGHSMLTESIDRFDPTFTEDDISLIEGFLNPVAFDQNHGVADGLAAGDIIRGMTRQVGNEIDEFVTSALRNNLLGLPLDLATINLARGRDTGVPSLNAARREFYEVTNNAAVLKPYESWVDYAGNLKNEASIINFIAAYGTHPLITGETTVEGKRAAAMAIIFGVDQQILDDPDTPANEARTITAPADAVDFLNSEGAWASGPDGVTTTGLDNVDLWIGGLAEKILPFGGMLGSTFNFVFEVQMEQLQNGDRFYYLQRLDGLHLFGEMEANSFAAMIMRNTDATHLPSDVFSTPGLILEVDQSRQFNDLNGDGVLESIDPTGGGILTPLVVRNNPGTVGPDSNYLRYTGGEHVVLGGTEAGDIIIASEGDDTIFGDGGNDTLEGGAGNDIINAGTGDDVVRDLGGDDNIKLGDGHDVLNTGPGLDLVLGGAGQDFIVLGNDAGSEVFAGEGNDFILGNLTAERILGNEGDDWIEHGTFDGAPGDNFDEIFARDGVVGHDVFFGLGGFDEFIAEGGDDIMVGSPGRGKLAGMSGWDWAIYKDNTFGVDADLTRGIVFDENPTPPINATQDAYESVEGLSGSRFDDILSGSDVTAAERAPFNPDPLLSGSEGYTGSNLDAAGIARIAGLQAVVGTGVTSYNAGDIILGGDGSDLIRGNGGDDIIDGDKWLNVRISVRENIGPNGGTGAEIATADSMTQLVTRMFNRTFNPGQLTIVREILTANGTGDTDVAVFSDLLENYDITYNANGTVTVAHARGTQADGTDTLRNIEIMRFLDEDVTIDTSATGAPVINDLTPTEGQQLTLNTTGIADVNGLGAFSYQWQRSVDGVTWINIAGATGSTFTPDDNPGQVFGDQAGQQLRVAVSFTDGSGAAEQVFSAATGPVGVNWSGNGGNNTLNGTAGDDIGAGGDGGDTLNGNGGADLLNGGGANDTLNGGAGNDTLVGGTGADLMTGGAGNDSHDGGGNSDTAIFAGAIGNFGFETVGTSIVVTDNTGTEGVDTLANVEVLRFNGVNYAVTAGTGGNNNNLNGANGMAGSQAVFGFGGNDVANGGAGNDFIHTGDGDDRINQTGGTGGRDIVNGGNGTDTYVLNGVAGAETFRIYARAAAEAAGITGLNANTEIVITRNGTGNAQVIAELDNIEEININALNVSSPGGVAPGGSGANGGDTIQVIGDFNPTSLNFNTITVNGGQGSDTVNISGLTSAHRLVFNSGGGNDRVVGDLRPQDVVDLGNGRGDFAGLADLGGWFNRGHLFDQVRLLETLRDHGFEPEFRQIDLGHLDHMFG